The Punica granatum isolate Tunisia-2019 chromosome 4, ASM765513v2, whole genome shotgun sequence genome has a window encoding:
- the LOC116205233 gene encoding protein MOS2: MQFTLNPSKKPSKPPAKPVSRTFGFGGGEDGHGEPAPSKPTYVTEFDPSKDPTDAKPQVSIIPPKPNEWRPHKKMKNLDLPLQAEPTVDLNKFESQPRTLDDEANASSVSYGLTLRKGGSDGNSSNGQPANERIEPEQPRKFASLEVQRLNEDLEGLGDDPGFEDMPVEGYGAALLAGYGWQEGRGIGRNSKEDVKVRQYERGVGKEGLGFQPDKIQLRDEAKERGRGRNQRRDEGRSSVKRDTGVSVGKEIRIVGGSEDSIVGLKGEVLDVVRGGEAVVLRLSQSGEEVRVRAEDVAELGSREEEKCLKKLKEMKIRNDSNGGSRKRRSKEVKRASSDGSGNNVRWLTNHIRVRVISKDLKGGRLYRKKGKVLDVVGPMSCDLLMDETRELIQGVDQVLLETALPKRGGPVLVLSGRYKGVHGSLVERDLDRETGIVRDADTHELFNVRLEQIAEYVEDPSLVGY, encoded by the coding sequence ATGCAGTTCACTCTGAACCCCTCCAAGAAGCCCTCAAAGCCTCCCGCCAAGCCCGTCTCCAGAACATTCGGTTTTGGCGGCGGCGAGGATGGCCACGGCGAGCCGGCGCCCTCCAAACCTACATATGTCACCGAATTCGATCCCTCCAAGGACCCAACCGACGCCAAACCCCAGGTCTCGATCATCCCCCCGAAGCCCAACGAATGGCGCCCCCacaagaagatgaagaaccTCGACCTTCCGCTGCAGGCGGAACCCACCGTCGACCTCAACAAGTTCGAATCCCAGCCAAGAACCCTGGACGACGAGGCCAACGCCTCGTCCGTTTCCTATGGTCTCACCCTGAGGAAGGGTGGCAGCGACGGCAATAGCAGTAACGGGCAGCCTGCCAATGAAAGGATCGAGCCCGAACAGCCGAGAAAGTTTGCGTCTTTGGAGGTGCAGAGATTGAATGAGGACCTGGAAGGTCTTGGGGATGACCCTGGCTTTGAGGACATGCCCGTGGAGGGATATGGGGCGGCATTGCTTGCAGGGTACGGCTGGCAGGAGGGCAGAGGCATTGGGAGGAACTCTAAGGAGGATGTCAAGGTTAGGCAGTATGAGAGAGGAGTTGGTAAGGAAGGTCTAGGGTTTCAGCCCGATAAGATACAGCTCCGAGACGAGGCCAAGGAACGTGGTAGGGGGCGAAACCAGCGGAGAGATGAAGGGAGGTCTTCGGTAAAGAGGGATACAGGGGTTTCCGTGGGGAAGGAGATCAGGATTGTTGGGGGGAGTGAAGATAGTATTGTGGGTTTAAAGGGAGAGGTTTTAGATGTTGTACGTGGAGGTGAGGCGGTTGTTTTGAGGCTTTCGCAGAGTGGAGAGGAGGTTAGAGTTAGGGCAGAGGATGTTGCCGAATTGGGTTCTAGAGAGGAGGAGAAGTGTTTGAAGAAGCTgaaggaaatgaaaattagGAATGATAGCAATGGTGGAAGTaggaaaagaagaagtaaAGAGGTAAAGAGAGCTAGCAGTGATGGAAGTGGTAATAATGTCAGGTGGTTGACGAATCACATTAGGGTGAGAGTAATCAGCAAGGATTTGAAAGGAGGGAGGCTTTACAGGAAGAAGGGGAAGGTATTGGATGTCGTCGGACCCATGAGTTGCGATCTCTTGATGGATGAGACCAGGGAACTTATTCAGGGTGTTGATCAAGTGCTTCTCGAGACTGCTCTTCCCAAGCGAGGGGGGCCTGTTTTGGTGTTGTCGGGCCGTTACAAGGGTGTTCATGGGAGCCTTGTGGAAAGGGATTTGGATCGAGAAACTGGTATTGTTCGCGACGCTGATACTCATGAGCTGTTCAATGTGCGGCTTGAGCAGATTGCTGAGTATGTGGAAGATCCCAGTTTAGTTGGATATTGA
- the LOC116205232 gene encoding uncharacterized protein LOC116205232 isoform X2, translated as MTIQEGAVTTEAKSGNMIYESILEEGIFRFDCSSNDRAAVFPSLSFTNTKERDTPITTHKAPSFIPAFVCLLGQQIVKLELPAGTSFYGTGEVSGQLERTGKRVFTWNTDAWGYGPGTTSLYQSHPWVLAVLPTGESLGVLADTTRRCEIDLRNESGIQITGPSPFPVITFGPFTSPVEVMRSLSRAIGTVFMPPKWSLGYHQCRWSYASDERVLEVARIFREKDIPCDVIWMDIDYMDSFRCFTFDKERFADPKSLVKSLHQIGFKAIWMLDPGIKREEGYFVYDSGSKNDVWILKEDGNPFIGEVWPGPCVFPDYTQSKTRYWWAHLVKDFVSNGVDGIWNDMNEPAVFKSVTKTMPESNIHRGDIELGGLQNHSHYHNAYGTLMARSTYEGMKLANENKRPFVLTRAGFIGSQRYAATWTGDNLSNWEHLHMSISMVLQLGLSGQPLAGPDIGGFAGNATPKLFGRWMGVGAMFPFARGHSETDTIDHEPWSFGEECEEVCRLALKRRYRLLPHIYTLFYIAHTTGTPIASPTFFADPKDPKLRTLENSFLLGPLLINASSSPDQGSDNLQPILPKGIWQKFDFEDSHPDLPTLYLQGGSIIPLAPVHQHTGEANPNDDLTLLVALDEEGKAKGVLFEDDGDGYEFTKGRYLYTHYAAKCESSLVSVSVSKEEGSWKRPKRRLHAKLLLGGGAMVDAWGMDGDVVQITVPSKDEVMELVSESEKKYKARLESCKHIPDVEDVSSHKGFELSKTPVELKSGEWALKVVPWIGGRILSMEHLPSGSQWLHSRIDINGYEEYSGREYRSAGCTEEYAVIERDLEHAGEEESLILEGDIGGGLAIQRQISIPKDNPKVFRIDSSIIARKVGAGSGGFSRLVCLRAHPMFTLLHPTESFISFTTVNGSKHEIWPDSGEQTFEGDLMPNGKWTLCDKCLGIGLVSRFSTNEVFKCMIHWGTGTVNLELWSEERPVSKESPLRISHEYEVISIP; from the exons ATGACTATTCAGGAAGGGGCTGTGACCACAGAAGCTAAATCTGGGAACATGATTTACGAGTCAATTTTGGAGGAAGGAATTTTCAGGTTCGATTGTTCTTCAAACGATAGGGCTGCTGTATTTCCCAGTCTTTCCTTCACAAACACGAAGGAGAGGGACACACCAATCACGACCCACAAGGCCCCTTCTTTTATCCCAGCTTTTGTGTGTCTCTTGGGGCAGCAAATTGTCAAACTTGAG CTACCTGCTGGAACAAGCTTCTATGGGACAGGAGAAGTTAGTGGTCAGCTCGAGCGTACGGGGAAAAGA GTATTTACGTGGAATACAGATGCCTGGGGTTATGGTCCCGGAACCACATCATTGTACCAGTCCCATCCCTGGGTGCTTGCTGTTCTCCCAACTGGGGAGTCACTGGGAGTTCTTGCTGACACGACCCGACGTTGTGAG ATTGATCTCAGAAATGAATCAGGGATACAGATCACTGGCCCATCCCCATTTCCAGTAATCACATTTGGACCATTCACATCACCTGTTGAAGTTATGAGATCCTTATCTCGTGCCATTG GAACTGTATTTATGCCTCCAAAGTGGTCCTTGGGTTACCACCAATGCCGCTGGAGCTACGCTTCTGATGAAAGAGTTCTCGAG GTTGCAAGAATATTTAGAGAAAAGGACATACCTTGTGACGTGATATGGATGGATATAGACTACATGGACAGTTTCCGTTGCTTCACTTTTGACAAG GAGCGCTTCGCAGATCCAAAGTCGTTAGTGAAGAGTCTCCATCAGATTGGTTTTAAAGCCATTTGGATGCTCGACCCGGGTATAAAGCGTGAAGAAGGGTACTTTGTCTATGACAGTGGATCTAAAAATGATGTCTGGATTCTCAAAGAAGATGGAAACCCGTTCATTG GAGAGGTGTGGCCAGGGCCTTGTGTTTTCCCTGACTATACACAGTCAAAAACTCGTTACTGGTGGGCTCATCTCGTGAAAGATTTCGTTTCCAATGGAGTTGATGGTATATGGAATGATATGAATGAACCGGCTGTTTTTAAG tCCGTAACCAAGACAATGCCCGAGAGCAATATCCATAGGGGAGATATTGAACTGGGTGGTCTCCAGAATCACTCGCACTACCACAAT GCATATGGAACTCTGATGGCAAGATCAACATATGAAGGCATGAAATTAGCGAATGAGAACAAGCGACCATTCGTTCTCACGCGAGCTGGATTTATTGGGAGTCAGAGGTATGCTGCCACTTGGACAGGAGATAACCTTTCCAATTGGGAGCACCTCCACATGAGCATCTCTATGGTACTCCAATTG GGGCTCAGTGGTCAACCACTTGCAGGACCTGATATCGGTGGGTTTGCAGGGAACGCCACTCCGAAGTTATTTGGGAGGTGGATGGGAGTTGGTGCAATGTTCCCATTTGCCCGTGGGCATTCTGAAACTGACACTATTGATCATGAGCCTTGGTCTTTTGGGGAAGAG TGTGAGGAAGTTTGTCGCCTGGCATTGAAGCGTCGGTATCGCCTTCTTCCCCACATTTACACTCTTTTTTATATTGCTCATACAACGGGGACTCCAATTGCAAGCCCTACTTTCTTTGCTG ATCCAAAAGATCCAAAACTAAGGACACTAGAAAATTCATTTCTCTTGGGCCCGCTCCTGATTAATGCAAG CTCGTCACCCGATCAGGGTTCAGACAACTTGCAACCCATACTGCCCAAGGGCATATGGCAGAAATTTGACTTTGAAGATTCACATCCG GATTTGCCCACTTTGTATCTGCAAGGTGGATCGATCATCCCCTTGGCCCCTGTACATCAGCATACTGGTGAAGCAAATCCCAATGATGACTTAACCCTCCTTGTGGCTTTGGATGAAGAGG GGAAAGCGAAAGGTGTTCTCTTTGAAGATGATGGAGATGGGTATGAATTTACTAAGGGTAGATACCTCTATACTCACTATGCTGCCAAATGTGAATCTTCGCTGGTTAGTGTAAGTGTGTCTAAAGAAGAAGGCTCGTGGAAGAGGCCAAAACGACGTTTGCATGCGAAATTGTTGCTTGGTGGAGGTGCAATG GTTGATGCATGGGGAATGGATGGTGACGTTGTTCAAATTACTGTGCCTTCAAAAGATGAAGTTATGGAACTGGTGTCTGAAAGTGAGAAGAAATATAAAGCTCGATTag AGAGTTGCAAGCACATCCCTGATGTGGAGGATGTTTCGAGTCATAAGGGCTTCGAACTTTCAAAGACTCCAGTTGAACTGAAAAGCGGTGAATGGGCTCTAAAAGTAGTGCCTTGGATCGGAGGGAGGATCTTGTCCATGGAGCACCTCCCTTCTG GATCTCAGTGGCTGCATAGCAGAATTGATATCAATGGATACGAAGAATATAGTGGTAGAGAGTATAGGTCTGCTGGGTGCACTGAGGAGTATGCagttatcga GAGAGACCTTGAGCATGCTGGTGAGGAGGAATCCCTCATTTTAGAAGGAGATATCGGTGGTGGGTTGGCCATTCAGCGGCAGATATCAATCCCAAAGGACAATCCTAAGGTCTTTCGAATTGACTCTAGTATTATAGCCCGCAAAGTCGGTGCTGGGTCAGGTGGCTTTTCAAG GCTGGTCTGTCTAAGAGCACACCCGATGTTCACCCTCTTGCACCCAACAGAATCATTCATCTCTTTCACCACGGTCAATGGCTCAAAGCATGAAATTTGGCCCGACTCTGGGGAGCAGACCTTTGAAGGAGATCTCATGCCAAATG GAAAATGGACGCTCTGTGACAAATGTCTTGGCATAGGATTAGTTAGCCGGTTCAGCACGAATGAGGTATTCAAGTGCATGATTCACTGGGGTACGGGGACAGTTAACTTAGAGCTGTGGTCCGAAGAGAGACCTGTCTCGAAGGAGTCGCCTCTTAGGATCTCCCATGAGTACGAGGTAATAAGCATCCCATGA
- the LOC116205232 gene encoding uncharacterized protein LOC116205232 isoform X1: MEEVLVFGGGSSSISSHIPVRRLCCSYLVQNHGPSPYLLSKNPLRFFKGSLLPASASTRASCSSLFRSRRRTEKLLGGPLFKPKMTIQEGAVTTEAKSGNMIYESILEEGIFRFDCSSNDRAAVFPSLSFTNTKERDTPITTHKAPSFIPAFVCLLGQQIVKLELPAGTSFYGTGEVSGQLERTGKRVFTWNTDAWGYGPGTTSLYQSHPWVLAVLPTGESLGVLADTTRRCEIDLRNESGIQITGPSPFPVITFGPFTSPVEVMRSLSRAIGTVFMPPKWSLGYHQCRWSYASDERVLEVARIFREKDIPCDVIWMDIDYMDSFRCFTFDKERFADPKSLVKSLHQIGFKAIWMLDPGIKREEGYFVYDSGSKNDVWILKEDGNPFIGEVWPGPCVFPDYTQSKTRYWWAHLVKDFVSNGVDGIWNDMNEPAVFKSVTKTMPESNIHRGDIELGGLQNHSHYHNAYGTLMARSTYEGMKLANENKRPFVLTRAGFIGSQRYAATWTGDNLSNWEHLHMSISMVLQLGLSGQPLAGPDIGGFAGNATPKLFGRWMGVGAMFPFARGHSETDTIDHEPWSFGEECEEVCRLALKRRYRLLPHIYTLFYIAHTTGTPIASPTFFADPKDPKLRTLENSFLLGPLLINASSSPDQGSDNLQPILPKGIWQKFDFEDSHPDLPTLYLQGGSIIPLAPVHQHTGEANPNDDLTLLVALDEEGKAKGVLFEDDGDGYEFTKGRYLYTHYAAKCESSLVSVSVSKEEGSWKRPKRRLHAKLLLGGGAMVDAWGMDGDVVQITVPSKDEVMELVSESEKKYKARLESCKHIPDVEDVSSHKGFELSKTPVELKSGEWALKVVPWIGGRILSMEHLPSGSQWLHSRIDINGYEEYSGREYRSAGCTEEYAVIERDLEHAGEEESLILEGDIGGGLAIQRQISIPKDNPKVFRIDSSIIARKVGAGSGGFSRLVCLRAHPMFTLLHPTESFISFTTVNGSKHEIWPDSGEQTFEGDLMPNGKWTLCDKCLGIGLVSRFSTNEVFKCMIHWGTGTVNLELWSEERPVSKESPLRISHEYEVISIP, from the exons ATGGAGGAGGTGCTAGTGTTTGGTGGCGGCAGCAGTAGCATCAGCAGCCATATTCCCGTACGTCGTTTATGCTGCAGCTACCTTGTTCAGAATCACGGGCCTTCTCCTTATCTGCTCAGCAAGAACCCACTTAGATTCTTCAAAGGGTCCCTTCTCCCTGCATCTGCATCGACAAGAGCATCGTGCTCTTCTCTGTTCAG GAGCAGGAGACGCACAGAGAAGCTGCTGGGTGGACCATTATTCAAACCTAAAATGACTATTCAGGAAGGGGCTGTGACCACAGAAGCTAAATCTGGGAACATGATTTACGAGTCAATTTTGGAGGAAGGAATTTTCAGGTTCGATTGTTCTTCAAACGATAGGGCTGCTGTATTTCCCAGTCTTTCCTTCACAAACACGAAGGAGAGGGACACACCAATCACGACCCACAAGGCCCCTTCTTTTATCCCAGCTTTTGTGTGTCTCTTGGGGCAGCAAATTGTCAAACTTGAG CTACCTGCTGGAACAAGCTTCTATGGGACAGGAGAAGTTAGTGGTCAGCTCGAGCGTACGGGGAAAAGA GTATTTACGTGGAATACAGATGCCTGGGGTTATGGTCCCGGAACCACATCATTGTACCAGTCCCATCCCTGGGTGCTTGCTGTTCTCCCAACTGGGGAGTCACTGGGAGTTCTTGCTGACACGACCCGACGTTGTGAG ATTGATCTCAGAAATGAATCAGGGATACAGATCACTGGCCCATCCCCATTTCCAGTAATCACATTTGGACCATTCACATCACCTGTTGAAGTTATGAGATCCTTATCTCGTGCCATTG GAACTGTATTTATGCCTCCAAAGTGGTCCTTGGGTTACCACCAATGCCGCTGGAGCTACGCTTCTGATGAAAGAGTTCTCGAG GTTGCAAGAATATTTAGAGAAAAGGACATACCTTGTGACGTGATATGGATGGATATAGACTACATGGACAGTTTCCGTTGCTTCACTTTTGACAAG GAGCGCTTCGCAGATCCAAAGTCGTTAGTGAAGAGTCTCCATCAGATTGGTTTTAAAGCCATTTGGATGCTCGACCCGGGTATAAAGCGTGAAGAAGGGTACTTTGTCTATGACAGTGGATCTAAAAATGATGTCTGGATTCTCAAAGAAGATGGAAACCCGTTCATTG GAGAGGTGTGGCCAGGGCCTTGTGTTTTCCCTGACTATACACAGTCAAAAACTCGTTACTGGTGGGCTCATCTCGTGAAAGATTTCGTTTCCAATGGAGTTGATGGTATATGGAATGATATGAATGAACCGGCTGTTTTTAAG tCCGTAACCAAGACAATGCCCGAGAGCAATATCCATAGGGGAGATATTGAACTGGGTGGTCTCCAGAATCACTCGCACTACCACAAT GCATATGGAACTCTGATGGCAAGATCAACATATGAAGGCATGAAATTAGCGAATGAGAACAAGCGACCATTCGTTCTCACGCGAGCTGGATTTATTGGGAGTCAGAGGTATGCTGCCACTTGGACAGGAGATAACCTTTCCAATTGGGAGCACCTCCACATGAGCATCTCTATGGTACTCCAATTG GGGCTCAGTGGTCAACCACTTGCAGGACCTGATATCGGTGGGTTTGCAGGGAACGCCACTCCGAAGTTATTTGGGAGGTGGATGGGAGTTGGTGCAATGTTCCCATTTGCCCGTGGGCATTCTGAAACTGACACTATTGATCATGAGCCTTGGTCTTTTGGGGAAGAG TGTGAGGAAGTTTGTCGCCTGGCATTGAAGCGTCGGTATCGCCTTCTTCCCCACATTTACACTCTTTTTTATATTGCTCATACAACGGGGACTCCAATTGCAAGCCCTACTTTCTTTGCTG ATCCAAAAGATCCAAAACTAAGGACACTAGAAAATTCATTTCTCTTGGGCCCGCTCCTGATTAATGCAAG CTCGTCACCCGATCAGGGTTCAGACAACTTGCAACCCATACTGCCCAAGGGCATATGGCAGAAATTTGACTTTGAAGATTCACATCCG GATTTGCCCACTTTGTATCTGCAAGGTGGATCGATCATCCCCTTGGCCCCTGTACATCAGCATACTGGTGAAGCAAATCCCAATGATGACTTAACCCTCCTTGTGGCTTTGGATGAAGAGG GGAAAGCGAAAGGTGTTCTCTTTGAAGATGATGGAGATGGGTATGAATTTACTAAGGGTAGATACCTCTATACTCACTATGCTGCCAAATGTGAATCTTCGCTGGTTAGTGTAAGTGTGTCTAAAGAAGAAGGCTCGTGGAAGAGGCCAAAACGACGTTTGCATGCGAAATTGTTGCTTGGTGGAGGTGCAATG GTTGATGCATGGGGAATGGATGGTGACGTTGTTCAAATTACTGTGCCTTCAAAAGATGAAGTTATGGAACTGGTGTCTGAAAGTGAGAAGAAATATAAAGCTCGATTag AGAGTTGCAAGCACATCCCTGATGTGGAGGATGTTTCGAGTCATAAGGGCTTCGAACTTTCAAAGACTCCAGTTGAACTGAAAAGCGGTGAATGGGCTCTAAAAGTAGTGCCTTGGATCGGAGGGAGGATCTTGTCCATGGAGCACCTCCCTTCTG GATCTCAGTGGCTGCATAGCAGAATTGATATCAATGGATACGAAGAATATAGTGGTAGAGAGTATAGGTCTGCTGGGTGCACTGAGGAGTATGCagttatcga GAGAGACCTTGAGCATGCTGGTGAGGAGGAATCCCTCATTTTAGAAGGAGATATCGGTGGTGGGTTGGCCATTCAGCGGCAGATATCAATCCCAAAGGACAATCCTAAGGTCTTTCGAATTGACTCTAGTATTATAGCCCGCAAAGTCGGTGCTGGGTCAGGTGGCTTTTCAAG GCTGGTCTGTCTAAGAGCACACCCGATGTTCACCCTCTTGCACCCAACAGAATCATTCATCTCTTTCACCACGGTCAATGGCTCAAAGCATGAAATTTGGCCCGACTCTGGGGAGCAGACCTTTGAAGGAGATCTCATGCCAAATG GAAAATGGACGCTCTGTGACAAATGTCTTGGCATAGGATTAGTTAGCCGGTTCAGCACGAATGAGGTATTCAAGTGCATGATTCACTGGGGTACGGGGACAGTTAACTTAGAGCTGTGGTCCGAAGAGAGACCTGTCTCGAAGGAGTCGCCTCTTAGGATCTCCCATGAGTACGAGGTAATAAGCATCCCATGA
- the LOC116205234 gene encoding ubiquinol oxidase 2, mitochondrial-like: MMMIGRNGGKLAAAGQRLFTTAALRGVSSGAAPLKTPWLLAGPARTVTVSWVRAPPIGLRNGSTLALGDRAEQPHRCDEKAASGAGSAGAGGEEKGIVSYWGVSPAKVAKEDGTEWKWHCFRPWETYEADLSIDLKKHHAPLTFLDRLAFWTVKAMRYPTDIFFQRRYGCRAMMLETVAAVPGMVGGMLLHCKSLRRFEHSGGWIKALLEEAENERMHLMTFMEVSNPRWYERALVFAVQGVFFNAYFLGYMVSPKFAHRVVGYLEEEAIHSYTEFLKELDNGNIENVPAPAIAIDYWRLPPGSTLRDVVMVVRADEAHHRDVNHFASDIRCQGRELKEAPAPIGYH; the protein is encoded by the exons atgatgatgatcggCCGCAACGGTGGCAAGCTGGCCGCGGCGGGGCAGCGCCTCTTCACCACAGCTGCCCTGCGCGGCGTTTCGAGCGGGGCTGCTCCGCTCAAGACGCCGTGGCTGTTGGCTGGTCCTGCTCGCACGGTGACGGTTTCATGGGTTAGGGCTCCTCCGATCGGACTGAGGAATGGGAGCACGCTTGCTCTCGGCGACAGGGCTGAGCAGCCGCACAGATGTGATGAGAAGGCGGCTAGCGGAGCTGGATCGGCTGGAGCAGGCGGTGAAGAGAAAGGGATCGTGAGCTATTGGGGCGTATCTCCCGCCAAGGTCGCCAAAGAAGATGGAACCGAATGGAAGTGGCACTGTTTCAGG CCATGGGAGACGTACGAAGCGGACCTGTCGATAGATCTGAAGAAACACCATGCCCCCTTGACCTTCTTGGACAGGCTGGCATTTTGGACTGTCAAAGCCATGAGATACCCAACCGATATTTTCTTTCAG AGAAGATATGGTTGCCGAGCAATGATGCTCGAGACAGTGGCTGCGGTGCCTGGGATGGTAGGTGGAATGCTGCTGCACTGCAAATCCCTGCGCAGGTTTGAGCACAGCGGAGGATGGATCAAGGCCCTGCTTGAGGAGGCCGAGAACGAGCGCATGCACCTCATGACCTTTATGGAGGTCTCCAATCCCCGGTGGTATGAGCGGGCCCTTGTGTTTGCAGTGCAGGGCGTCTTCTTCAATGCCTACTTCCTTGGGTACATGGTCTCTCCCAAGTTTGCGCACCGTGTGGTCGGGTACCTGGAGGAGGAGGCTATCCACTCTTATACCGAGTTCCTCAAGGAGCTGGACAATGGCAACATTGAGAACGTCCCTGCCCCTGCAATTGCTATTGATTACTGGCGCCTGCCCCCGGGTTCCACCCTTAGGGATGTCGTAATGGTGGTGAGGGCCGATGAGGCCCACCACCGTGACGTGAACCACTTTGCATCG GACATACGCTGTCAGGGTCGTGAGCTGAAGGAAGCTCCTGCTCCTATCGGGTATCACTGA